From a single Oncorhynchus tshawytscha isolate Ot180627B linkage group LG33, Otsh_v2.0, whole genome shotgun sequence genomic region:
- the LOC112231169 gene encoding ras and Rab interactor 2 isoform X4: MQEDRRSRKCRAQSGTYRAAHKMQEDPVYDFPEPVGKPIGERRACLQRSSLKSISVLDRLLLTHPVWLQLSINSATALHILQREPPGTFLVRRSNTSQKKVLCVRLADDCLPSFFKQFVIQELDSTFSLERAAISFPDLCRLIAFYCVSRDVLPFPLELPEAIVKASSHKQLESISHMGVEFWSSPLNFRGPRNGPPPVEEAPLPPSPTPEDCATPEESPTLFQEFCSIQTRSPRELNCGAAGQGALCFINPLFLQFQTALHRRRHQFKRSLKVRVSTENSSPFSPPFAPPPPPPLLAKKKSKKVHQASRAVEARVEGEGGTAPVQEDSDYLQPCLVLPVLPKKTRVTPTLSPTAEEDDYHVPIGLLQGLGQEKGSEGEEVSEEVDLLLEQRYAPSLSELDSSSSLSSLEETEENSERPPLTKGTSNPSPPCTSPAHQPVSGLRKLSAAFVSFFVPEKRVARLVEDLSRDKRTAFGVLVQDFLRQQHEVIKPQCQRSGIELLQGIRLFLSQAKIFLLDCGDLQPPIETMVHDDEKDLVLEKAMFRCVLKPLKGQIDGTLQTLHERDRSTQSMAESLAKARGKTPLECFGVRVGVPDAADVEKVLQKLALMRRAYSPIDKVVLLLQVCKLIYKAMKDNSGQEFGADDFLPALSYVLVQCNMPELSVEVEYMMELLEYSWLKGEGGYYLTSVYASLCLIQSKPEVVPSSGLTREARDSLKDWSRRRSLQAQSQKNLRQQLANFCLFPNPTVKNPTSSSNTEQK, from the exons ATGCAAGAAGACCGCAGATCAAGGAAGTGCCGCGCACAGAGTGGTACATACCGAGCAGCACACAAG ATGCAGGAGGACCCGGTGTATGATTTCCCTGAGCCAGTAGGGAAGCCGATAGGAGAGAGGCGGGCTTGTCTTCAGCGTAGCTCCCTGAAAAGCATCAGTGTGCTGGACCGTCTGCTTCTCACACACCCCGTCTGGCTGCAGCTGTCCATCAACTCTGCTACCGCTCTGCACATCCTACAGAGGGAGCCGCCTGGG ACCTTTCTAGTGCGCAGGTCCAACACCTCGCAGAAGAAAGTGCTGTGTGTCAGGCTTGCAGATGACTGCCTCCCCTCCTTTTTCAAACAATTTGTCATCCAGGAATTGGACTCCA CTTTCTCCTTGGAGAGAGCTGCTATCAGTTTCCCTGACCTCTGCCGGCTCATCGCCTTCTACTGTGTTAGCCG GGATGTGTTGCCCTTCCCCCTGGAGCTCCCTGAGGCCATAGTCAAGGCTTCATCCCACAAACAGCTGGAGTCCATCTCCCACATGGGAGTGG AGTTCTGGAGCTCCCCGCTGAACTTCAGAGGTCCACGCAATGGGCCCCCACCAGTGGAGGAGGCACCGCTGCCCCCTAGCCCCACCCCTGAGGATTGTGCCACACCCGAGGAGAGCCCCACCCTGTTTCAAGAGTTCTGCTCCATCCAAACACGCAGCCCCCGGGAGCTGAACTGTGGGGCAGCAGGCCAAGGGGCTCTCTGTTTCATCAACCCACTCTTCCTGCAGTTCCAGACTGCACTGCACAGACGCCGCCACCAGTTCAAACGCAGCCTCAAGGTGCGTGTCTCCACTGAGAACTCTAGCCCCTTCTCCCCACCATttgctcctccccctcccccacctctgCTGGCCAAGAAAAAGAGCAAGAAGGTCCATCAGGCCAGTAGAGCAGTGGAGGccagagtggagggtgagggagggacagCACCCGTCCAGGAGGACTCAGACTACTTGCAGCCATGCTTGGTTCTTCCAGTTCTTCCGAAAAAGACCAGGGTCACACCCACACTGTCTCCCACTGCAGAGGAGGATGACTACCATGTGCCCATAGGTCTTCTGCAGGGACTTGGCCAGGAGAAAGGaagtgagggggaggaggtgagtgAGGAGGTGGATCTCTTGCTGGAGCAGAGATATGCTCCCTCCCTGAGTGAGCTGGACAGCAGCAGTTCCCTCAGCAGcttggaggagacagaggagaactCAGAGCGACCTCCCCTCACCAAGGGAACAAGTAACCCCTCACCCCCATGCACCTCTCCCGCTCATCAGCCCGTCTCAGGCTTGCGCAAGCTTAGTGCAGCTTTTGTGTCCTTCTTTGTGCCTGAAAAGCGCGTGGCGAGGCTGGTGGAGGACCTGTCCCGTGACAAGAGGACTGCGTTTGGTGTCCTGGTGCAGGACTTCCTCAGGCAGCAGCACGAGGTGATCAAGCCTCAGTGCCAGAGATCTGGCATAGAGCTACTGCAGGGCATCCGTCTCTTCCTCTCCCAGGCCAAGATCTTCCTGCTGGACTGTGGAGACCTACAGCCCCCCATTGAGACCATGGTGCATGATGATGAGAAAG ACCTGGTGCTGGAGAAAGCCATGTTCCGCTGTGTGCTGAAACCTTTGAAAGGACAGATAGATGGGACACTGCAAACTTTGCATGAGCGAGACCGCTCTACCCAAAGCATGGCAGAGAGCCTGGCTAAGGCCAGGGGAAAGACCCCGTTGGAGTGTTTTGGAGTGCGGGTGGGAGTGCCGGATGCTGCCGATGTGGAGAAGGTGCTGCAGAAGTTAGCTCTCATGAGGCGGGCATACTCTCCCATTGACAAGGTTGTGCTGCTTCTGCAGGTCTGCAAGCTCATCTATAAAGCCATGAAGGACAATTCAG GCCAGGAGTTCGGTGCAGATGACTTCCTGCCAGCCCTGTCCTATGTCCTCGTACAATGTAACATGCCTGAGCTGTCTGTGGAGGTGGAGTACATGATGGAACTGCTGGAGTATTCATGGCTCAAAGGGGAGG GTGGGTACTACCTGACCAGTGTGTATGCCAGCCTGTGCCTGATCCAGAGCAAGCCTGAAGTAGTACCCTCCAGTGGGCTGACCCGCGAGGCCAGAGACTCTTTGAAAGACTGGAGCCGGCGCCGGAGCCTCCAGGCGCAAAGCCAGAAAAACTTACGACAGCAACTG GCTAATTTCTGCCTGTTCCCGAACCCCACTGTGAAGAATCCCACATCTAGCAGTAATACTGAACAGAAATGA